In Hyphomicrobium denitrificans ATCC 51888, the DNA window GGATGACTTGGCCCTCGCTGCGAAGTGCGCGCCTGAACTGGACTTCCAAAAAATCTCGACCGTCTTGCCCAGCATCCGCCGGGCCAGAGCGCATGTTTGTTGAACAAGGATTTTTATTTATGCAGACAGGAACCGTGAAATGGTTCAACAGCCAAAAGGGCTTCGGCTTCATCCAGCCGGATGGCGGCGGCAATGATGTGTTCGTTCACATCAGCGCAGTCGAACGCGCCGGGCTGAACGGTCTCAATGAAGGACAGAAGATCTCCTTCGAAATCGTGGCTGATCGCCGTAGCGGCAAATCATCCGCCGACAATCTTCGTCCCGTCTGATCGCTAGATCGACGCGAGATTACGAGATTACGAGATCCGCGCCTGCTCCGGCAGTCGCGGGTTTTGTTTATTTGCGCGTGACGGCGCTTGAGGCTCCGGCGCTGAGCGGCCACCAGACACCGCCGCTCCATACGCCAACGGCTTCCACGTCCTCATCGTTCGCCTCGG includes these proteins:
- a CDS encoding cold-shock protein, with amino-acid sequence MQTGTVKWFNSQKGFGFIQPDGGGNDVFVHISAVERAGLNGLNEGQKISFEIVADRRSGKSSADNLRPV